The genomic segment CAGAGCTGCGCCAGCAGAGGGAGAAGGAAAAAGGGTAACGGATTATCAGGAATCCCCATCAGATGCTCCAGCCGCCGTCCACCAGAATCTCCTGCCCGGTGATGTATCCGGCTTCCGCCGTGGCGAGAAAGGCGACCGCCGCACCCACCTCCAGCGGCTGACCGAAGCGGCGGGCGGGGATGCGCCCCGCGAGCGCCTCGGCCGCCGCCGGGTCGGCGTGCAGGGCCCCCAGGCGCTCGGTGGCGGTGTAGCCGGGAGCGACGGTGTTGCAGGTCACCCCGTCGCGGCTGACCTCCAGCGCGAGCGTCCGCAGGTGGTTGGTGACGGCGGCCCGCATCGCGTTGCTCACCGGGAGGGTCAGCGAGGGGCGCCCCACCGTCAGGCTGGTCACCGCGATGATGCGGCCCCAGCCCCGCTCGCGCATGCCGGGCAACGCGGCCTCCGCGAGGCGCACGGTGGAGAGGAAGGTGGTCTCGAAGCCGCGCCGCCAGCCCTCCTCGGTCACCTCGCTGGGCAGGCTGGGGGGCGGTCCGCCCGCGTTGCTCACGAGGATATCCACCTCGCCCGCTGCTTCCACCGCCGCCCGCACGCCTTCCGGGGTACCCACGTCGGCCACCACCCAGCGCGAGCCAGGAATCTCGGCGGCCGCCTCCCGCAGCGCGGCCTCGCCCCGCGCCGCGAGGGTCGCGGAAGCCCCCAGCTCCGCGAGGGCCTGCGCCGCCGCCCGCCCGATGCCCTTGCTGCCGCCCGTGACGAGGGCGCGTTTGCCATCCAGCCGAAAGAGAGCCATGCGGCAGGGTAGCGCGGGGCGGTGCCTGCCCCCCGTGCCCGACGGTGAGCCGGGCCGCCGCGCCGGGCGGGGGCAAGCGGCTAGCATGGGGCCATGAACGCGCCGCGCCTGCTCGTCACCATGCTCACCGGGGTCTCGGCGGCCCTGATCGCCTACAGCGCCTTTTACGTGCGCGGGGACACGGCGGGCGTGATGCGCTACCTGCGCGAGCGCGGCGACGTGCGCGACCTGGAGGCGGGCGGGGCGAGCGCGGCGGCGGTGCGGGCCGCCCAGGACAACCTCAGCGTCCTTGCCCTGAGCATCGCCGATCCCGAGTTCGCCGCCCGGATGATCCCGGTCGCGGTCCTCATCGGCCTGCTGGTGGGCTGGCTGGTGTGGCGCTCGTTCGGCTCGCGCGAGGGACAGGCGAAGCGCGGGGACGTGCAGGAGCGCATGGTGCTGAAGGTCGCCTACCGCCGGGGCGGGCAGTTCACCGCCGAGGAACTGCGCCGCCTCTCGCCCCTCTCCGAGGAGCAGGTGCAGGCCGTGACCCGGCGAATGCTGGAGGCCGGGCAGCTCGTGCGCGACGGCGACACCTTCCGGTTGGCGCGGTGAGCGGGGTGACCCTGCCGCCCAGCGACCTCGCCCGGCTGCTGCACGACGCGCAGGAGGGGCCGCATTACAGCGTGCGGGCGGCGCTGGCGCTGGCGGATGGGCAGCCGTCGCCGCGTATCGCTGCACTGGTGGCGGGGCTGACCGCACGCAAGCGGGTGCTGTGGGCGGACATCGCCGCCGCCACCCGCACGCCTGCCCCGCCCGATGACGCCGGGTTGACCCGGCTCGCGGCCTGGGAGGTGGAGGCGG from the Deinococcus sp. NW-56 genome contains:
- a CDS encoding SDR family oxidoreductase, whose protein sequence is MALFRLDGKRALVTGGSKGIGRAAAQALAELGASATLAARGEAALREAAAEIPGSRWVVADVGTPEGVRAAVEAAGEVDILVSNAGGPPPSLPSEVTEEGWRRGFETTFLSTVRLAEAALPGMRERGWGRIIAVTSLTVGRPSLTLPVSNAMRAAVTNHLRTLALEVSRDGVTCNTVAPGYTATERLGALHADPAAAEALAGRIPARRFGQPLEVGAAVAFLATAEAGYITGQEILVDGGWSI